In one bacterium genomic region, the following are encoded:
- a CDS encoding DUF5678 domain-containing protein — MVQRTFSNLPKSPSKEYWDDLEWLNKHYSDLRNQYPDQWVAVVNQKVVSSGTNLAQIETEAKTKTGRKEFPVFLIEKELRIYAY, encoded by the coding sequence ATGGTTCAGAGAACTTTTTCTAATTTACCCAAGTCACCTTCTAAAGAATACTGGGATGACTTAGAATGGCTAAATAAACATTATTCAGATTTAAGAAATCAATATCCCGACCAATGGGTAGCTGTTGTTAATCAAAAAGTTGTTTCTTCTGGAACTAATCTTGCTCAAATAGAAACAGAAGCTAAAACCAAAACAGGTAGAAAAGAATTTCCTGTCTTTCTTATCGAAAAGGAACTTAGAATCTATGCCTATTAA